One Elusimicrobiales bacterium genomic window, CAGAATTCTGCGCGAAGCGGAGGAAAAAGACACGGTAAAATCAATCAAAACGGGAGGCATGGCAAAAAATATCCCGACGGAGCCACGACGAGAGATTTCAGGCTCATTATTCAATTAGAAAATGCTGGGTCATCGCATCATTCAAACTGCGCAATGCAATTTTGTAATATAATGTTGTGTTGTTCGGGTGAAGCACGCGCCGAATAATCGGAGACAGTTTATGAAGATATTCCCTTTGTATTTGCTGTCCAACAGAATCAAGCATTTGTTTGTGCGGTGTTTTTGTCCCGACACGCATTTAATTGCGGATTGCAGGAAATACGGCCTGAAATTCAAATTCCATGCGCTGGACGGCGTGGGGCGGGACATTTACTACAAATACGGCGTATACTCGGAAGACGATATAACGGAATTTTTGCTCAAAACGCTTAATATAACCGATAGTGATATTATTCTGGATGTCGGCGCAAATCTTGGATGGTATTCGCTGACGCTGTCCCATGCCGCGAATCCGGCGGTTTTCGCATTTGAGCCGGAGCCGCATAATTACCAGTTGCTTTCGGACAATATCAAACTCAACGGGAAAACCAATATACATCCGCAAAACATGGCAGTGGACAAGACCCCCGGAACGAAAACTTTGTATTTGTACAAAAAATGCAATCTGGGGAGGCACTCGCTGATAAAGAGCCGTAAATCGGTCGGCAGCGTGGAAGTTGAGGCAACAACCATAGACGCTTTCGCCGCCAGGCAGTTGCAGGGGAAAAGAATCAAATTGCTGAAAATAGACACCGAGGGCAACGAGCTTAACGTTCTGCTTGGCGCGAAAGCCACATTGCCGCAGATAGACAACATCCTTTCCGAGTTTTCTCCGGCCATAATATCCGGTTTGAATCAAAATCCGCGGGATTTTATTGATTTGCTTGAGCAGCAGGGATTCAAACCGTCTGAGATTTCAGACGAGGGCAGATTAACCGTTGCCGATATTCCCGCAATGCTGCAAAATCCCGCGAAGGCCCGCAATATTTTCTGGACAAGAAATCACCCCGCAACCTGACAAGACAGGGCATAGCATACACTTGCCTTACAAATAACGGTTCCGGCAATTTGTCATGGTCGCCGCCGAATCCGGTGGGAACTGTAATAATGTTCGCGTCCAGCACATGTCCGTCCGGTTATCTCGCCGCCGACGGCGCGGATATTTCCACAACCACCTATTCCGCGCTGTTTGCGGTTACGGGCTACACATTCGGCGGCTCCGGCGGGAATTTCAGGACGCCCAATATGCAGGGCGTTTTCGCGCGCGGCTATGACGCGGCAGGCTCAACCGATACCGCCCGCGCATTTGGAAGTTTTCAGGAAGATGAGATAAAAGCACATGCGCACACTATAAATCTATACAATCATGCCGCCGACGCTGGTGGTGGTACTCCAGCGTCAAGTTACGGCAGCGGAACTGAAAACACGACATCATTGGTCGGTGGCACGGAGACACGCCCCAAAAATATCGCGTTGCAGCACTGCGTCAGGTATTAGGGGTATCGGGTATGTAGACGGAATGAATTTTTTATCTCTTCCAGCAGGTAATATACGGTAATAGGGAAACATGCGTTTGCTGCAATCGTAATTCTGTCTGTTCCCGAGACAAACCAGCGGATACGGTTAACCTGAATGTTTCAGTTGGTTGCGAGAACCGAGACGAAAAAGCGCAGAATATTTGCGCATAAAATTTTCCGAGAGGCCTGTTGCCCTGTAAGGCAAAATTTAGAAGCAAAGATGAAGCGATTTTTTGGCGAATTCCGCAAGCCAACTGAAACATTCAGGTTAATGCCGGGACAGGTTTGTTTAGATGTTCAAAAACGGTACAATGAGATTGTTCAGTGATGATGGAGGCGTACTATATGAATAAGCTGGATGTCGGATGTGGCAGGAACAAGCTTGCCGGTTATATGGGTTTGGATATAGCTGCGTTGCCAAGTGTTGACATAGTTCACGATGTCAATGTTACGCCATGGCCAGTTGCGGATAATTCATGCGATGCTGTTTGCATGCGGCATCTTATTGAGCATTGCGACAGCATCCCGCGCGTCATGGAGGAAGTGCATAGAATTCTGATTCCAGGCGGCATCGTTGAGATAGTAACGCCGCATTATACCGACACTATAAGCTGGAAAGACATCACGCACAAATGGCATTTAAGCACCAAATCCTTTGAATACTTTGAGCCGGACAATGGCACCAGCTACTACAGCAAAGCCAGATTTGAAACAGTTGACAGTTACGTTGAGCTTGCCAATCCTTTCAGATACGCGGGATTGGAATTTCTGGTAAATCTTCAGCGAAAAAGCGGGGTTTGGAGATTTTTCAGGCGATGGTGGGAATTATATCTCTGCTTTGTGATTCGCGGCAAAACCATGCATTTCAAACTTAAGGCTTTGAAATAGCTTATGGTGTCTGTGCCTGTTCTGCTTTATCACTGCATTGCTCCTAACCGCGAGATAACCCCTGCCGGTTTTGAACGGCAGCTTGAGTATCTGTCGTGCAACGGTTACCGCACTGTGCCTCTGCAAAATTTCCGCAAATTTTTGAATGGAGACATGTCTTTGCCGGCGCGTACCGTATTGATTACTTTTGACGATGGTTATGCGGACAACTGGATATGCGCATATCCTCTGCTTAAACGTTACGGTTTCACCGCCTCCGTGTTTGTCACAACCGGAAGAGTAATCAATGCTCCGGCGCGCAAAACCATTTCCGAAGGCGGACAGCCGCCGCCCTTCACAGGCCAGCATGCGGGGGCATTCCTTTCGTGGGAGGAATTGCGCCGTATGGCTGAATCCGGAGTCTTTGAAATCGGCTCGCATACCCGAACGCACAATGATTTCAATAAACACAAAAGCTGGCCGGATATGCCCGCGGAACTGGTTGATTCCGCAAATGAAATTTTTGAAAAAACAGGGAATCGCCCCGACACATTGTCCTGGCCCTGGGGCTATTCCACTCCGGAACTTGCGAAATGCGCGCTGGACGTCGGATACAAGATGGCATTTGCCGCAAAACCGGGATCCAACACGCCGCGAACCGATAAATTCTTTGTGCGCCGATTCACCGTAAGAATGGGGGATGTCAACTGGCTGGCGCGACGTCTCTGGTTATATAGCCACCCCTTGCTAGCTTCAGCCTACGGCTCCATGTACAGGATAGTGTGATACGTGTCCGCCGCCGAATCCGGCGGGGACGGTGATGATGTTCGCGTCAAGCGCCTGTCCTGCCGGTTATCTCGCCGCCGACGGCGCGGATATATCCACGACGACATATTCCGCGCTGTTTGCGGTAACCGGCTACACATTCGGCGGCTCCGGCGGGAATTTCAGGACGCCCAATATGCAGGGCGTTTTCGCGCGCGGTTTCTTCTGATAGCTTGGCCGGAAACCCGCGCGGGAAGATATTTCGCGCCGCCATTATGTAAAATATTAAAACTGCTTTTTTATGGACACTCTGGATTCTCTGCTTATTGCGATGGACGGAGCCGTGCGCAAGGCTCCGGCTAAAGTGTTTTTTGCGGGATTTGTCCTTTGCGGGCTGTTTTTTATTGCGCTGATGCCGCCGTATCAGACGCCGGATGAGCCGGCCCATCTGCTGCGCGCTTGTAGAATGCTGCAGGGGGAAATTCTGCCCGCCGCCGGCGCGCCGCACGGAGCTTTTGTGCCGGAGGTGAAGGCCGTATCCTATCTGCCCTGGCAGATGAATGCGCGGTTTTCGCTTGAAAAACTGCGCGAAATCATTAAAACCAGCCCGCCGCTGGACGCGCGGGCCGCCGCGCTGCCTTCCGCCGACCCGAAGGACGAGGCGGAAAAATTCTTCACCCCCACGCTTTACAGCCCGGCGGCATATGCGCCGGTTATCGCGGCGCTGGTTGCCGCCAAGCTGTTTTCGCTTTTGTCCGCGGCGGCGGTGTTTGCGGCGGGATTTGCCGTCGTCTCGCGCGCTTTCACGGCGCGGGAGCGGCTGCTTTACGCCGTCGCCGCTTTTCTGCCGATGAATATCCACCAGAGCGCGGCTTGCAGCGCGGACGGCGTGACGCTTTCACTGTCATTTCTTGCAACCGCGCTGGGACTGGCTATGTTTGCCTCGGACGAAGAGGGAAAGCCGCACGCGCTCTTCCTGTGCGTTTCGGCGCTGCTGGGGCTTTGCAAGTATGTTTATATCGTCATTCCCTTCGCGCTGGAAACCGCATGGCTGCTGAAAGCGCCCGCAAAACGCATTGCGCGGGCGGCGGGGTTTGCCGCAGCCGTCATCGTGCCGGCGGCGTTGTGGGCGGCGGTTGTGAACGGATACATGCCGCATGTGGGTGTCCCGGCGGAGCAGGCCGGCAGGCTGCTGCACCCGCTGGCGGCGTTTGCGGCGGCGCTTAAAACCTGTTTCAGATGTTCGTATATGCAGGGGCTTATAGCGAATTTCGGCTGGTATGACGCGCCCGCGCCCAGATTCAACATACAGCTTTATTTCTGCGCGATGCTGATTACCGCCTCGGCTTATTCGGCGCGGGCGGCGCTGCCGCATCTGGCGGGCTGGGCAGCGATTATATGTCTTTACTGCGCGATAATGCTGCTTCAGATAATAGCGCCGTTTATAGGAGGCGACGCGCAGGGCAGATATTTCCTGCCCATGATGCCGCTGCTGCTGTTGTCCGTCCCAAGATTTATAAAACTCTCCGAACGCGGCATGAGGTTGCTTTGCGCCTTCACCGCGGCGCACTGGCTGTATTTCTTTTTATACGCCTGCCTGTATTCCGCTGTCTGGAGCAGATACTGGTCCGCTCCGCTGCAATAATTGCCAACTGCCAAATGAAGGTTGCAAGAGGCCTGTCGGGTAACGCCGGCAGAAGCGACCGGGGCTGTTATAAATTTATACAATTTATCCATGGAGACCATAATCCTTGGCGGCGGGCTGGCTGGCGTTTCGCTGGCCTGTTACCTGGACGGCAAATCCGTCATACTGGAAGCGGAGGACCGCGCCGGCGGCCTTTGCCGCAGCTTTCCATTCTGCGGCGGGTATTTTGACATAGGGCCGCATATACTTTTTTCCAAAAACGAGGCCGCGCTGAAGGAACTGCTGGCCTCGGCTGACACGGAGCGGCTGCGCCGCTCCAACAGAATCTTCCACAACGGGCGGTTTGTTAAGTATCCGTTTGAAAACGAGTTGTCCGCCCTTGCGCCGGAGGAGAGGGACCGCTGCCTCCGCGAATTTCTGGACAATCCCTACCGCGATTATCCGGCGCGGAACATGCTGCAATTTTTTCTTAAAACTTTCGGCGAGGGGATAACCCGCCTCTACCTCCAGCCCTATAACGAGAAAATCTGGAAATTCGACCCCGCATTCATGGACACGCAGATGGTGGAGCGCATCCCCCGCCCGCCGGACGGGGATATACGCAAATCCGCCGCCGGGGAGGCTACCGAGGGCTATCTGCACCAGCTTTATTTCAACTATCCGCGCGCGGGGGGAATAGAATCCGTAGTGCGCGGTTTCCTGGCGCGGGCGGGGGGGAAAACCTCGCTGCGCGCGCCGGTCAGAATCAAATCCGTCTCAAAATCCGGCGGGCAATGGGTTGTGGATACCGACTGCGGCGAGTTTCGTGCCTCCCGGCTGGTCAACTGCATGCCGCTGCACGAGCTTTTCAGGTATATTGACGCGCCGTCGCAGGTGAAAACCTCGCTGTCCGCGCTGAAATACAATTCAATACATATCGTGGTCCTGCGCGCCGGAAAAGACGGCATCGGCGATAATTTCGCCGTCAACATAGCCGACAGGGATATAATTTTCCACCGGCTCAGCAGGCTTAATTTTCTGGGGGAGAAATACGCCCCCGAAGGCGGCGGCGCCGCGCTTATGGCGGAGATAACATTCCGTCCGGAAAGCGACATCGCCTCCTGGCCGCCGGAGCGGCTGATAGCGCGGGTGAAAGAGGATTTGGCAAAGCTCTCTCTGGCGGGCGATATTACGGACGCGGTTTGCAAAACCTTCAAGTACGCCTATGTCATTTACGATTTGGAGCATAAAAAGAACAAAACCGCGGTCATAGGCTGGCTGGAAAGCCAGGGCATAACCTGCTGCGGCAGGTTCGCGGAGTTTGAATATCTCAACATGGACGCCGTGGTCGCAAGCGCGATTGCGGCGGCGGGAAAACTATGCAAAAAATAAAACTGTCCGTTGTGATGCCCAGTTTCAATGAAGAAGGCGCGGTTCCGCTGATGATAGAGTCCATCAGGAAAAACACCGCGGATTACGACACCGAAATACTGCTGGTGGACAGCAGCAAGGACCGCACCCCGGAAATAGCGGCGAAAATGGGCGCGCGCGTCGTCTCCCAGCCGCCGCGCGGCCACGGCATAGCGCTGCGGACCGCGCTGGAAAGCGCCTCCGGCGATATTATCATAACCTCCGACTGCGACAATACCTATCCGATGGAGTATATCCCACGGCTGGTCCGCCTTGTCTGCGAGGAGGGTTATGATATAGTCTCCTGCTGCCGGATGACGAAAGAGCTTGGCAAAGAAATGCCGGCAATGAACAAATTCGGCAACTGGATGTTCGCTTTTCTGGTGCGGACGCTTTACGGGATAAACGTTCATGATGTTACCACCGGCATGTTCTGCATGAAGAAAAACGTCGTCTCCGCCGTGCGGTTTGAGACGAATTATTCGCTGCCTTGCGAGATAATAACCCGCTCCGTCCGAGCGGGGTTCAGGCATAAGGAGATAGAAATTCCCTACCGCCTGCGCGTGGGCGAGGTTACACTCAACCGCTGGCGCAGCGGCAAGGCGTATCTGAAGTGCATTTTCAATTACAGGTTCGGCCTCGGCTTCAGCCCGGAGCAGTTATGAAAATACTGGTTACCGGCGGTGCGGGCTTTATCGGCAGCCATGTTTCGGACAGGCTGCTGGAGGCCGGGCATTCAGTCGTCTGCGCGGACGATTTGAGTCTGGGCCGCAAAACCAATATCGCGGCCTGTCTGGGCAATGCGCGCTTTGAGTTTGTAAAGGCGGATGTTTCGCGTCCCGCCGCGCTGCGGCGGATATTCGCCGCGCATAAGTTCGGCTGCGTTTTCCATCTGGCCGCAAATTCCGACATTCAGGCCGGAATAAAAGATCCCGGCATAGACATGCGCCGCACCTTCGCCACCACCTCCGCCCTGCTGGAAGCCATGCGCGCGCGCGGCGTCAAGCAGCTTGTTTTTGCCTCCACCTCGGCGGTGTACGGCGAGGCGGACCGGCCCATGGCCGAGGATTGCGGCCCGCTGGTTCCGGTTTCGCATTACGGCGCGGCAAAGCTGGCCTCCGAGGCGTGGATTTCCTCCTACTGCGCCAATTGCGGAATAAAAAGCTGGATAGTGCGTTTTCCCAATGTGGTTGGCGCGCGCGCCACTCACGGGGTGATATTTGATTTCGTCAACCGCCTGCGCGGGAATCCGCGCAGACTGCTTATTCTGGGAGACGGGAAACAGCGCAAGCCGTATCTGCATGTAAGCGACGTCGTCTCCGGCATGATTTTTGTCTGGAAAAACGCGAAGGAAAATTTCAACCTCTATAATCTTGCCGGAAGCGGCGCGACGACAGTGGATAAAATCGCGCGGTTTACCGCCGCCGCGATGAAGCTTGGCGGAGTAAAATTCAGCTACACCGGCGGCGCGCGCGGCTGGCAGGGCGATGTGCCGCGTTTTGACTATGACACCGCAAAACTCCGCCGGCTGGGGTGGAAAGCCGCGCTGGATTCGGATTCCGCCGTCAGGCTCGCCGCATGCGAAATAGCCGGCGGCGCAAAGCATTGCTCCAGATGAAAGCCGTAATTCTGGCCGGCGGGAAAGGGACGCGGCTGGGCGAGCTGGCGGCTGCAATGCCAAAGCCGCTGGTCCCGGTGGCAGGTGTTGCGCTGCTTGAGCATCAGCTGCGGCTGCTTGCGCGCTGCGGGGCGGAGGAAGTTTTTATTTTAAGCGGCTACCTGGCGGGGCAAATCCGCGATTTCGCCGGGGACGGCGGGAAATACGGCCTGAAAATCCGGCATATCGCGGAAAGCGCGCCGCTTGGCACCGCCGGGGCTTTGCGCCAGATGCAGGGCGTGGCGGGGGGGGATTTCATCGTCCTCTACGGCGATATAATGCTGGACATGGATTTGCGCCGCCTTCTGGATTTTCATAAAGCCAAAGCCGCCGCCTGCACGCTGGTTATTCATCCCAACGACCATCCTTTTGACAGCGACCTTGTGGCTGTTGACGGCGGCAGCCGGATAACCGCCGTGCATTCAAAGCCGCATCAGCCGGGGCTGTGGCTGCGCAATCTTGCAAATACCGGCGTATGCGTCATGTCGGAGGCCGCGCTTAACTGCATCCCGGAAGGTGTGAAATCCGATTTTGTACACGATATATTGCCGGGCATGGTTTCGCGCCTGCCGGTTTACGGATACGCGACGCCGGAATATCTTAAAGACATTGGCACGCCGGAGCGGCTGGCAAAGGCGGAGCGGGACCTGCTTTCCGGCAAAATAGCCGCGTTCAATCTCAAAAACAAAAGGCGCGCCGTGTTCCTGGACCGCGACGGCGTCATCAACCGCGAAAAAGGCCTTATTTCCCGCCCGGAGGACTTTGAATTGCTGCCGGGCGCGGCGGAGGCCGTGAGCAACATCAACGCGGCGGGGTTTCTGGCGGTGGTCGCCACCAATCAGCCGGTGGTTGCGCGCAGCCTGTGCGGCATTGAAACCGTGGAGCTTATCCACCGCAAGATGGAGACGCTGCTTGGCGAAAAGGGCGCGTATCTGGATGCGGTGTATTACTGCCCCCATCACCCCGACAAAGGCTATCCCGGCGAGAATGCGGCTTATAAAATTGACTGCGCCTGCCGCAAACCCAAACCCGGAATGCTGCTGCGCGCCGCCGCGGAACTGAACATAGACCTTTCCGGCTCCTATATGGCCGGCGACAGCAAACGCGACCTTGACTGCGCCCGCGCCGCCGGGGTGAAAGCGATTGCCGTGGGCGGGCTTTCCGGCGGGGATATTGACTGCGCCGATCTTGCCGCAGCGGCGGAAATAATTACCGGGGCGGGCAAATGAGCCGTTTTGAAGCCGCCCTGCGCCGCATTCTGCCGTATGTCTGCGGCGCATGGGTAATTGTCATATTTGCCTCGCTTAAATGGCGCTTTCTGGACCCGTTTCTTGCAACTACCTGGCATGGCCGCATTGGGTTTGATTTCTTCTCCATCCCGCGCGCTTTCATAAATCTCGTCCACGGGCAGAGCATTTATGCCACGCGGGCCTGCTCCTACGGGCCTTACGCGACATGGTTTCCCTATCATCCGGCGGCGGCGGTTTACGCGGGTTCGTGGCTTTCGGTGTTTCCGCCCTGGGCGGCGTTTTATGTTTTTGCGGTTTTTTCCGTGCTGGTTTTGCTTTTCTGCGCGCGGCTGCTGGGCCGCCTTTCCGGCAATGCGCTGAACCGGAGTTTTATCTGCTTTCTGCTGATATTCCCGCTGCCGGTTTATCTGATGATATGGAACGGCCAGCTGCATGTGCTGCTGCTGGCGGCCTTCTGCCTCGTCTTTTACGATTTGCTCTCGCCGGAAGACGGCGCGGCGCTGCGGCCCGCGCTTATGGCGGGAATTCTGCTGTCGCTTTTTTCCAAGCCGCTTGTGCTGCTGGCTTTGCCCGCGCTGCTTGCCGTGCCGAGCCGCCGCAAAACGGTTTTATGGAGCGCGGCGGCGTACGCGGCGGTTTCGCTGGCTTTTATTTTAATCCCCGCGCTGAACCCGCGCGCGGCGGGGTTTGCGAGGATATGGGATGTCCTTGCCCATCCCGCCCATATGTTCCGGCGCGAGATTTACAGGGGGGTGCAGATAGTTTCCTATCGTCCCGAAATGCTGGCCGACAATGCAATTCACTGGCTGAACATGCGTTTCCGCGACGGTATTGGTCAGCCGGGGCATTTTGAGCTGATGTCGCTGTCCTCTTTCTGCGGGGATATTGCGGGCAGGCGGTTGCCCGGCTGGATTCTCAAAATTCCGGCGGCGGCGGCGCTGGCGGTGTCTTTGAAACTGTTTTTCGCGCCGCAGTCCCGGCGCGCCGGGGCCGCGGTCTTTGCCGTGATGGCGGCGGCGCTGTCTTTTTTCCTGTCTTACGACGGGGTTTACGAGTATCATTACGCCGTCGCGCTTGTTCCGCTGGCTGTTATGCTGATTTTGCATGAAAAAGAGACGGACGCCGTCTCTGCAAGGCTGATGCGCTGGTTCTGCGGCTGCGGCGCGCTGCTGCTGGTTCCGACCTCTTATTTCTGGCTCAGAAATCCGGCTTTCGGTTTTCATCGCCCGGCGCTGGCCGGGCTTAACGATATTTACATCTCCGTTTTCACCAGCTCGCATATTTATGACTGGGCGCTGGTGATGATTCGCTGGAGCAGGGTGTTGCCCGCGCTTGTGATGTTTTCACTGGCGGTAGCTCTGGCCTGGAGGCATTCCCGGTGAACCCGCGCTGGCCCCGGCTGGCCGCTTTTCTGGAAAAGCGGCTTCCCGCCATCACGGCGTGCTGCCTTGCTGTCATGCTGGCGTCAATCGGCTGCGCGGTGTGGCGGCTGGCGTATCACGCGCCGGGCGGCGGGTTTCTGGACACTTTCATGGCTACGACCTGGCATGGCAAGGCCGGGCTGGACTTTTTCTCGGTGCCGCGCGGGTTCATAAATCTTATCCACGGCAAAAGCATTTACGACACCTGGGGCTGCGCCTACGGCCCGTACGCTTCGTGGTTTCCGTACCACCCGGCTGCGGCTGTGCTGGCGGGGTCCTGGCTGTCGCTTTTCCCGCCGTGGACGGCATACGGGGTATTTGTCCTGTTTTCCGCCGCGCTGCTGGCCGGCTGCGCCAAGCTGGCGGGGCGTTATGCCGCCACCGCGCTGGAGCGCAAAACGCTCTATTTCCTGTTTCTCTGCTCGCCGCCGGCGTATCTGCTTTTGTGGAACGGGCAATTGCATGTGTTCACCGTTGCCGCCGTTTCGCTTGTGTGCGCGGAGTTCCTGTCTTTGCAGGCAAATCCCGCTTCCGGCGGGCTGCGCCCCATGCTGGCCGCCGGACTGCTTATAAGCCTGCTGACAAAGCCGGTGCTGCTGCCCGCGCTGCCCGTGCTGGCAGCCGTACGGCCTTTCAGGAAAACCGTGGCTTTGAGCCTTGCTGTTTACGCGGCGGTTTCGCTGGCTTTCATCCTGATTCGCCCGCTGAACCCGGCGGGACTGGGCGCCAATGCGGAAATGTCCGCGCTGCTGCACCCGGAGATAATTTTCAAAAAAACGCTGGAGGGCAACATACTGCGCGTCCACTACCGCGCGGATTTTCTGCGCGATAATATCATTCACTGGCTGAATATGCGTAACCTTTCGTCCATTGTCCGTGCGGATAACTTTGAATTCATGTCGGTTTCCGGTTTCTTCACGGATTTGCTGGGGCCGCTGAATCCCGCCTTGTGGAAGCTGCCGGTCATGATGCTTTCAGCTTTTTCGCTGTGGCTGTTTTTTATAAGGGACCAGGCCCGGCGCAACCGCGCGGCTTTTTTCGTGTTCGCGTTTGCGATACTTTCTTTTTACCTTGCCTACGATTCGGTTTACGAGTATCATTACACCACGCTGATGGCGGTGATGGCGTTTATTTTCGTTTCCGGCATGGGCGGCAGGGCGGCGCGGGCCGCCTGCGCGGCGGGCGCGCTGTTTTATGTGCCGACGTCTTATTTTTTCGTGTATAACCATGCTTTCGGCTGGCATGGCGCGCGTTGCGCGGCCTGGCCGTTGCGCGCGATACTGGCGGTGCATGAAAATCAGCCGCTTGACTGGGCGTTGTGGATTATCCGCTATATGCGCGTGATTCCGGCGCTGGCGATATTCGCGCTGCTTTCGTACATAATCTGGACGGAACTGACATGCGAAAAGTCCTCATAATAGGCGCCGGCCCCGCCGGCATAACCGCCGCCTGCGAGCTTGCCCGCGCGGGGGCCGAAGTCTCCGTGCTTGAGGCCGACGATTGCGTGGGCGGCATATCCCGCACGGTGCGCTGCGGCGGGCTCAGGCTGGATATAGGCGGCCACCGCTTTTTCTCCAAGTCCGATACTGTGATGAACTGGTGGCGGGACCTTCTGCCGCTTCAGGGCGCGCCGGCAAGCGATGATATTATTCTGGGGCGCAGGCTTTTTGAGCCGTCCGGCGGCCCTGACCCGCAGATTTCGGACGAGGTGATGCTGGCAAGGCCGCGCGTCTCGCGCATACTCTACGGCGGGAAATTCTACAATTATCCTGTGTCGCTGTCGGCGCAGACGCTTGCCAACCTGGGGCCGCTCCGGACGGCGCGGATAGGCGTCTCCTATCTGCGCCGGCAATTGCTCCCGATAAAGCCGGAACGCAGCCTTGCCGATTTCTACTCCAACCGTTTCGGCGATTCGCTATACGAGACTTTTTTCCGCGATTATACCGAGAAGGTGTGGGGGGTGTCCTGCGCGCGCATCAGCCCGGAATGGGGGGCGCAGCGGGTGAAGGGGCTGTCGGTGGCGAAAGCTGTCGCCCATGCCGCCAGAAATGTTCTGGGCCTTGCCGGCGGGAAAGTTGAAACCAGCCTTATAGACAAATTTTGGTATCCCAAATTCGGCCCCGGCCAGTTGTGGGAGAAGGCGGCCTCCCGCGCCCGGGCGGCGGGGGCGGAATTTTTCATGCGGCGGCGGGCAGTCTCTTTTGAGACGGAAAACGGCGCGGTCAAAGCCGTAACCGCGCGCAATCTGGAAACCGGCGCGGCGGAGACTTTCGTGGCGGACGCTTTCATCTCCACTATGCCGGTGCGGGATTTAATCGCCGCTTTCGGGGATGCCGCGCCGCCGGAGGTTCGCGCCGTCGCCGCCGGGCTGGAATACCGCGATTTCATAACTGCCGGACTGTTATATCGGAAGATAAAGGCGGTTAATAAAAGCGCGGTTCCCGCGCTGCCGGGCCTTGTGCCGGACACCTGGATTTACATACAGGAGCCGCAGGTGAAAGCGGGCCGTCTCCAGATATTCAACAACTGGAGCCCGTACCTCTGCGGCGGGCGTGAAGGGGTGTGGCTGGGCGTGGAGTTTTTCTGCCAGGAGGGCGACGGTTTCTGGAAGCTGGACGACGCCGAAATCTGCCGCCTCGCCGTCCGCGAGCTGGAAGCCATAGGCTTTGCCGACAGCGGGGAGCTGGCGTATTCCGCCGCCGCCAGAATGCCCAAAACCTATCCCGGCTATTTCGGCGCATAT contains:
- a CDS encoding FkbM family methyltransferase — its product is MKIFPLYLLSNRIKHLFVRCFCPDTHLIADCRKYGLKFKFHALDGVGRDIYYKYGVYSEDDITEFLLKTLNITDSDIILDVGANLGWYSLTLSHAANPAVFAFEPEPHNYQLLSDNIKLNGKTNIHPQNMAVDKTPGTKTLYLYKKCNLGRHSLIKSRKSVGSVEVEATTIDAFAARQLQGKRIKLLKIDTEGNELNVLLGAKATLPQIDNILSEFSPAIISGLNQNPRDFIDLLEQQGFKPSEISDEGRLTVADIPAMLQNPAKARNIFWTRNHPAT
- a CDS encoding phage tail protein, with the protein product MGTVIMFASSTCPSGYLAADGADISTTTYSALFAVTGYTFGGSGGNFRTPNMQGVFARGYDAAGSTDTARAFGSFQEDEIKAHAHTINLYNHAADAGGGTPASSYGSGTENTTSLVGGTETRPKNIALQHCVRY
- a CDS encoding class I SAM-dependent methyltransferase, with translation MNKLDVGCGRNKLAGYMGLDIAALPSVDIVHDVNVTPWPVADNSCDAVCMRHLIEHCDSIPRVMEEVHRILIPGGIVEIVTPHYTDTISWKDITHKWHLSTKSFEYFEPDNGTSYYSKARFETVDSYVELANPFRYAGLEFLVNLQRKSGVWRFFRRWWELYLCFVIRGKTMHFKLKALK
- a CDS encoding polysaccharide deacetylase family protein, producing the protein MPARTVLITFDDGYADNWICAYPLLKRYGFTASVFVTTGRVINAPARKTISEGGQPPPFTGQHAGAFLSWEELRRMAESGVFEIGSHTRTHNDFNKHKSWPDMPAELVDSANEIFEKTGNRPDTLSWPWGYSTPELAKCALDVGYKMAFAAKPGSNTPRTDKFFVRRFTVRMGDVNWLARRLWLYSHPLLASAYGSMYRIV
- a CDS encoding phage tail protein; the encoded protein is MMFASSACPAGYLAADGADISTTTYSALFAVTGYTFGGSGGNFRTPNMQGVFARGFF
- a CDS encoding DUF2142 domain-containing protein; translation: MDTLDSLLIAMDGAVRKAPAKVFFAGFVLCGLFFIALMPPYQTPDEPAHLLRACRMLQGEILPAAGAPHGAFVPEVKAVSYLPWQMNARFSLEKLREIIKTSPPLDARAAALPSADPKDEAEKFFTPTLYSPAAYAPVIAALVAAKLFSLLSAAAVFAAGFAVVSRAFTARERLLYAVAAFLPMNIHQSAACSADGVTLSLSFLATALGLAMFASDEEGKPHALFLCVSALLGLCKYVYIVIPFALETAWLLKAPAKRIARAAGFAAAVIVPAALWAAVVNGYMPHVGVPAEQAGRLLHPLAAFAAALKTCFRCSYMQGLIANFGWYDAPAPRFNIQLYFCAMLITASAYSARAALPHLAGWAAIICLYCAIMLLQIIAPFIGGDAQGRYFLPMMPLLLLSVPRFIKLSERGMRLLCAFTAAHWLYFFLYACLYSAVWSRYWSAPLQ
- a CDS encoding FAD-dependent oxidoreductase, translating into METIILGGGLAGVSLACYLDGKSVILEAEDRAGGLCRSFPFCGGYFDIGPHILFSKNEAALKELLASADTERLRRSNRIFHNGRFVKYPFENELSALAPEERDRCLREFLDNPYRDYPARNMLQFFLKTFGEGITRLYLQPYNEKIWKFDPAFMDTQMVERIPRPPDGDIRKSAAGEATEGYLHQLYFNYPRAGGIESVVRGFLARAGGKTSLRAPVRIKSVSKSGGQWVVDTDCGEFRASRLVNCMPLHELFRYIDAPSQVKTSLSALKYNSIHIVVLRAGKDGIGDNFAVNIADRDIIFHRLSRLNFLGEKYAPEGGGAALMAEITFRPESDIASWPPERLIARVKEDLAKLSLAGDITDAVCKTFKYAYVIYDLEHKKNKTAVIGWLESQGITCCGRFAEFEYLNMDAVVASAIAAAGKLCKK
- a CDS encoding glycosyltransferase family 2 protein produces the protein MQKIKLSVVMPSFNEEGAVPLMIESIRKNTADYDTEILLVDSSKDRTPEIAAKMGARVVSQPPRGHGIALRTALESASGDIIITSDCDNTYPMEYIPRLVRLVCEEGYDIVSCCRMTKELGKEMPAMNKFGNWMFAFLVRTLYGINVHDVTTGMFCMKKNVVSAVRFETNYSLPCEIITRSVRAGFRHKEIEIPYRLRVGEVTLNRWRSGKAYLKCIFNYRFGLGFSPEQL
- a CDS encoding NAD-dependent epimerase/dehydratase family protein; amino-acid sequence: MKILVTGGAGFIGSHVSDRLLEAGHSVVCADDLSLGRKTNIAACLGNARFEFVKADVSRPAALRRIFAAHKFGCVFHLAANSDIQAGIKDPGIDMRRTFATTSALLEAMRARGVKQLVFASTSAVYGEADRPMAEDCGPLVPVSHYGAAKLASEAWISSYCANCGIKSWIVRFPNVVGARATHGVIFDFVNRLRGNPRRLLILGDGKQRKPYLHVSDVVSGMIFVWKNAKENFNLYNLAGSGATTVDKIARFTAAAMKLGGVKFSYTGGARGWQGDVPRFDYDTAKLRRLGWKAALDSDSAVRLAACEIAGGAKHCSR